From Acinetobacter sp. ASP199, the proteins below share one genomic window:
- a CDS encoding DegT/DnrJ/EryC1/StrS family aminotransferase, whose protein sequence is MISFLDLKQINHQYAEELKAACNRVIDSGWYIGGQELEKFEQNFADYCETKFAIGVANGLDALILTLRAWKELGKLKDGDEVIVPANTYIASILAVTANHLIPVLVEPDENSFNISIEAIRAAITPKTKVILPVHLYGQLANMSAIMQIAQQHNLLVLEDSAQAHGAEVEGKKAGNWGDAAGFSFYPGKNLGALGDAGAITTNDAELAQTLKALRNYGSYEKYKNLFVGVNSRLDEIQAAMLDVKLKYLDDEVRRRRAVAAQYIEGIDNPLISLPLQNISAVEYSQHVWHLFVIKSEKRDQLKEYLQQAGIQTLIHYPIPPHKQQAYSGLNYLSFPITEKIHEQVLSLPMGPTLQADEVQKIIAVCNTFEG, encoded by the coding sequence ATGATTTCATTTTTAGATTTAAAGCAAATTAATCATCAGTACGCCGAAGAGCTAAAGGCTGCATGTAATCGTGTCATTGATTCTGGATGGTATATTGGTGGTCAAGAATTAGAGAAATTTGAACAGAATTTTGCAGATTATTGTGAGACTAAATTTGCTATTGGTGTTGCCAATGGTTTAGATGCTCTAATTCTTACCTTACGAGCATGGAAAGAGTTGGGCAAACTCAAAGATGGTGATGAAGTCATTGTGCCGGCGAATACCTATATCGCAAGTATTCTCGCAGTTACAGCCAATCATTTAATACCTGTTTTGGTAGAGCCAGATGAAAATAGTTTTAATATTTCGATTGAAGCAATACGAGCAGCAATTACTCCAAAAACAAAAGTGATTTTACCTGTTCATTTATATGGACAATTAGCAAATATGTCTGCAATTATGCAAATTGCACAACAGCATAATTTGTTAGTATTAGAAGATTCAGCTCAGGCACATGGAGCTGAAGTTGAAGGTAAAAAAGCGGGTAATTGGGGAGATGCAGCAGGTTTCAGTTTTTATCCAGGGAAGAACTTAGGTGCATTAGGTGATGCTGGTGCCATCACTACTAATGATGCAGAGTTAGCGCAAACTTTAAAAGCTTTGCGTAATTATGGATCCTATGAGAAATATAAAAACTTATTTGTAGGCGTAAATAGTCGTCTTGATGAAATTCAAGCAGCGATGCTTGACGTAAAATTAAAATATTTAGACGATGAAGTTCGCCGTCGTAGAGCTGTTGCAGCGCAATATATTGAAGGAATCGATAATCCTTTAATTTCACTACCATTGCAAAATATCAGTGCTGTGGAATATTCACAACATGTATGGCATCTTTTTGTCATTAAAAGTGAGAAAAGAGATCAGCTAAAAGAATATTTACAACAGGCAGGCATTCAAACACTCATACATTATCCAATTCCTCCGCACAAACAACAGGCATATTCTGGACTTAATTATTTAAGTTTCCCAATTACTGAAAAAATTCATGAACAAGTCCTGAGTTTACCTATGGGACCTACTTTACAGGCTGATGAAGTACAGAAAATTATTGCAGTATGCAATACTTTTGAAGGATGA
- a CDS encoding glycosyltransferase, translating into MNTSLPLVTVVIPSYNHSKYIQQSIQSVIDQTYARIELIVIDDGSQDDSVARIEVMRQLCEKRFERFLFITRENRGLSKTLNQGIALANGEFFSTVASDDIMLPEKTTIQIEAITKNTNIAAIFGAHQLINDDGDVVKVKENARYREFTFQEIFFHQHDIPASSQLIDLKLLKEIGGYNENTKVEDWDLWLRLTEHDAKLIYLPEIIVGYRMHETNLSRDKSLMFEEVFKILQQYKDKKGYPYAEYKVYKFYKIRPAKEKSYINYLLLRIKYSISYLIKSICEKK; encoded by the coding sequence ATGAATACATCACTACCATTGGTGACAGTTGTTATTCCAAGTTATAATCATTCTAAATATATTCAACAAAGTATTCAGTCTGTTATTGATCAGACTTATGCTCGCATTGAATTAATAGTCATTGATGATGGTTCGCAGGATGATTCTGTTGCGCGTATTGAGGTAATGCGACAGTTATGTGAGAAACGCTTTGAGCGATTTCTATTTATCACTCGTGAGAATAGAGGGCTGAGCAAAACTCTCAATCAAGGTATTGCTTTAGCTAATGGAGAATTTTTTAGTACAGTTGCTTCTGACGATATTATGCTGCCAGAAAAAACTACTATCCAAATTGAAGCAATTACTAAAAATACAAATATTGCTGCAATTTTTGGAGCGCATCAGCTTATCAATGATGATGGGGATGTTGTAAAAGTAAAAGAGAATGCGCGTTACCGTGAGTTCACATTTCAAGAAATCTTCTTTCATCAACATGATATTCCAGCTTCGTCCCAGCTCATTGACTTAAAGCTTCTAAAAGAAATAGGAGGTTATAATGAAAATACTAAAGTTGAAGATTGGGATTTATGGCTCAGACTCACTGAGCATGATGCTAAATTAATTTATCTCCCTGAAATAATCGTTGGTTATCGAATGCATGAGACGAATCTTAGTAGAGATAAATCACTCATGTTTGAGGAAGTATTTAAAATTTTGCAACAATATAAGGATAAGAAAGGATATCCTTATGCAGAATATAAAGTGTATAAATTTTATAAAATACGGCCTGCCAAGGAGAAGAGTTATATAAACTATCTTCTGTTAAGAATTAAATACTCTATAAGTTATTTAATTAAATCTATTTGCGAAAAAAAATAA
- a CDS encoding glycosyltransferase family 61 protein: MIRQILLNYAASKDFNLSGFFVTLLKLKKIYIKKIVWLDQLPNDNLQMLAGDERCVSYSPQLPEQQELFKFTEKSIQLYKFDHVLINITSSCILLRANNKMIVERVEEAPIEYSDYSAGFVKKHNSDTALVRLNQKRIKMNNVLYLGGNGCFNYYHWLIEIIPKLLYLNNDILAEYQIDSILCDISAQRIESFGKILNIILTEKGIDLPIKYVNRKNDIELQRILYVNNFNNLVFNSKIRLSGVEYSHFYINSLKKLRKILINAVNKKDLGYKKIFLARKESQVRFYNQAEVLSYFISQGFKPVYLEEYSFEEQISLFTHADFIVGPSGAAWSNIIFCKEGCQGMSWLPERLSEFSAFSSLAKIFGCDLKFILTDQSENKQDIHSNYVININKLIELYTQMTTVN; encoded by the coding sequence ATGATTAGACAAATTTTATTGAATTATGCAGCATCGAAAGATTTTAACTTATCAGGCTTTTTTGTAACTTTACTCAAGTTGAAAAAAATTTATATTAAAAAAATTGTTTGGTTAGATCAATTGCCCAACGATAACCTACAGATGCTAGCAGGCGATGAGAGGTGTGTGAGTTATTCTCCTCAATTGCCTGAACAGCAAGAGTTATTTAAATTTACTGAAAAATCGATACAATTATATAAATTTGATCATGTTTTAATTAATATTACTTCATCTTGTATATTATTACGAGCCAACAACAAGATGATTGTCGAGCGAGTAGAAGAAGCACCTATAGAATACTCAGATTATTCTGCAGGTTTTGTTAAAAAGCATAATTCTGATACAGCCTTGGTAAGGTTAAATCAAAAAAGAATTAAAATGAATAACGTTCTTTACCTAGGGGGAAACGGTTGTTTTAACTATTATCATTGGCTTATTGAGATTATCCCTAAACTTTTATATCTCAACAATGATATTCTTGCTGAGTATCAAATAGACAGTATTCTATGTGATATATCTGCTCAAAGAATAGAATCTTTTGGAAAGATATTAAATATAATTTTGACAGAGAAAGGTATTGATCTTCCAATCAAATATGTAAATAGAAAAAATGATATTGAATTACAACGTATACTTTATGTTAATAATTTTAATAACCTAGTTTTTAATAGTAAGATTCGTTTATCTGGTGTCGAATACTCTCATTTTTATATTAATAGTTTAAAAAAACTTAGAAAAATTCTTATTAATGCAGTGAATAAAAAAGACTTGGGTTATAAAAAAATATTTTTGGCTCGAAAAGAGAGTCAAGTACGTTTTTATAATCAAGCTGAGGTGCTAAGTTATTTTATCTCTCAGGGATTTAAACCTGTTTATCTAGAAGAATATTCATTTGAGGAACAAATTTCATTATTTACGCATGCTGACTTTATCGTAGGACCGAGTGGTGCTGCATGGTCAAATATCATTTTCTGCAAAGAAGGGTGTCAAGGAATGAGTTGGTTACCTGAGCGCTTATCAGAGTTTTCAGCTTTTTCTTCACTGGCAAAAATTTTTGGCTGTGATTTAAAATTTATTTTGACTGATCAATCTGAGAACAAACAAGATATTCATTCGAATTATGTGATTAATATAAATAAACTTATTGAGCTCTATACACAGATGACAACTGTAAATTGA
- a CDS encoding lysophospholipid acyltransferase family protein, with protein MYFLLTFLALLPLRILQSLGYLVAWLLYQTNSSIHRITQINIQLVYPELNPKQQKKIIRESIQSQCLSYLECIKFWGMPIDYALSRINKIHGIEHFNNAINEKKGIIVIVPHLGSWELLNAWLCTQTQPMIMYKPNRNKTINRYILEARQKTNAILVPADEIGIRAIFKHLKQGGLTVILPDHLPKPSGGIYADFFKQNVLSGTIVPKLAQKTQCNVVGVSCLRTKRAGHFDIHCSAVSKDIISKDIQTSVLCLNQHMEQMIAVVPAQYIWSYKRFRNCFGNRNPYKA; from the coding sequence ATGTATTTTCTATTAACTTTTTTAGCTCTATTACCTTTACGCATATTACAATCGCTTGGGTACCTGGTTGCTTGGCTTCTATATCAAACCAACTCATCTATTCATCGTATAACACAGATTAATATCCAACTGGTTTATCCTGAACTGAATCCAAAACAACAGAAAAAAATCATTCGAGAAAGCATTCAAAGCCAATGTTTAAGTTATTTAGAATGCATTAAGTTTTGGGGAATGCCTATTGATTACGCTCTTTCACGTATCAATAAAATTCATGGAATTGAGCATTTCAATAATGCTATCAATGAGAAAAAAGGCATCATTGTTATTGTGCCACATTTGGGAAGCTGGGAATTACTTAATGCGTGGCTTTGCACACAAACACAACCCATGATTATGTATAAGCCGAATAGAAATAAAACTATCAATCGTTATATTTTGGAGGCTCGCCAAAAAACAAATGCAATTTTAGTCCCTGCAGATGAAATTGGGATAAGAGCAATATTTAAACATTTAAAACAAGGTGGCCTCACTGTTATTTTGCCAGATCATCTTCCTAAGCCTTCGGGGGGCATCTATGCAGATTTTTTTAAGCAAAATGTTCTCTCAGGAACCATTGTTCCTAAGCTAGCTCAAAAAACACAATGCAATGTTGTAGGTGTAAGCTGCCTTCGAACCAAGCGTGCTGGTCATTTTGATATTCACTGTAGTGCTGTATCAAAGGATATTATATCTAAAGATATACAAACTAGCGTACTCTGCCTGAATCAACATATGGAACAGATGATTGCAGTAGTACCGGCACAGTATATTTGGTCTTATAAACGCTTTAGAAACTGTTTTGGTAATCGCAACCCCTATAAAGCTTAA
- the aspS gene encoding aspartate--tRNA ligase translates to MMRTHYCGSLTEAQIDQTVTLCGWVHRRRDHGGVIFLDMRDRDGLVQVVIDPDTPEAFATADKSRSEFVLKITGRVRRRYAGTENANITSGQIEVLGKEIEVLAASETPPFPLNDENTNISEEVRLKYRFLDIRRPEMLDRLRFRSKLTNLIRNYFEENGFLDVETPILTRATPEGARDYLVPSRVSNGSFYALPQSPQLFKQLLMVGGIDRYYQIAKCFRDEDLRADRQPEFTQIDVETSFMSDDDIMDLMETLTVKMFKELLNVEFDKFPRMTYADAMRDYASDKPDMRIPLKLVDVADMMQDVEFKVFAGPAKDPKGRIVALRVPGAGSLPRSQIDEYTKFVGIYGAKGLAYIKVNELEKGIEGLQSPIVKFIEPIVLDLLKRVGAENGDIVFFGADKAKVVNDAMGALRVKIGHDMKLATCEWAPLWVVDFPMFEETDDGKWTSVHHPFTLPKSSVEEVKNNPGAALSVAYDMVLNGTEIGGGSLRIYNLEMQKAIFEALGIGEEEAEEKFSFLLNALKFGAPPHGGLAFGLDRLVMLMTGASSIRDVIAFPKTKTAECPLTQAPAPVESTQLRDLGIRLREKPKAEEAK, encoded by the coding sequence ATGATGCGAACTCATTACTGCGGTTCATTAACCGAAGCTCAAATTGACCAAACCGTAACATTATGCGGTTGGGTTCACCGTCGCCGTGACCACGGTGGTGTAATCTTCCTTGACATGCGTGACCGTGACGGTCTTGTTCAAGTGGTTATTGACCCAGATACTCCTGAAGCATTCGCAACTGCCGACAAATCACGTTCAGAATTTGTATTAAAAATTACAGGCCGCGTACGTCGTCGTTATGCAGGGACTGAAAACGCAAATATCACCAGCGGTCAAATCGAAGTTCTTGGTAAAGAAATCGAAGTTCTTGCTGCTTCTGAAACTCCGCCATTCCCATTGAATGACGAAAATACCAACATTTCTGAAGAAGTACGTTTAAAGTACCGTTTCCTGGACATCCGTCGCCCTGAAATGTTAGACCGTTTACGTTTCCGTTCTAAACTGACTAACCTGATTCGTAACTACTTCGAAGAAAATGGTTTCCTAGACGTTGAAACTCCGATCTTAACTCGCGCGACTCCTGAAGGTGCACGTGACTATTTAGTACCTAGCCGTGTATCAAATGGTAGCTTCTATGCACTTCCACAATCTCCACAGCTATTTAAACAGTTGTTGATGGTGGGTGGTATTGATCGTTACTACCAAATCGCCAAATGTTTCCGTGATGAAGACTTGCGTGCAGACCGTCAGCCTGAATTCACCCAGATCGACGTTGAAACATCGTTCATGAGTGACGATGACATCATGGATTTGATGGAAACATTAACCGTGAAGATGTTCAAAGAACTTCTAAACGTTGAATTCGACAAATTCCCACGTATGACTTATGCAGATGCCATGCGTGACTATGCATCTGATAAACCGGATATGCGTATTCCTTTGAAACTGGTTGACGTTGCAGACATGATGCAAGACGTTGAGTTCAAAGTATTCGCAGGTCCTGCTAAAGATCCTAAAGGCCGTATCGTTGCGCTTCGCGTACCGGGTGCAGGTTCATTACCACGTAGCCAGATTGATGAATACACTAAATTTGTAGGCATCTATGGCGCGAAAGGTTTGGCGTATATCAAAGTCAACGAACTTGAAAAAGGCATTGAAGGTCTTCAGTCTCCAATCGTTAAATTCATCGAGCCAATCGTGCTTGATTTGTTGAAACGTGTTGGCGCTGAAAATGGCGACATCGTATTCTTTGGTGCGGACAAAGCAAAAGTTGTAAATGATGCGATGGGTGCACTTCGTGTAAAAATCGGTCATGACATGAAGCTTGCAACTTGTGAGTGGGCACCGCTTTGGGTGGTTGACTTCCCAATGTTCGAAGAAACTGATGATGGTAAATGGACGTCTGTTCACCACCCATTCACGCTACCAAAATCAAGCGTGGAAGAAGTGAAGAACAATCCAGGTGCTGCGCTTTCAGTTGCTTATGATATGGTATTGAACGGTACTGAAATTGGTGGTGGTTCACTTCGTATTTATAACCTAGAAATGCAAAAAGCGATCTTTGAAGCGCTTGGTATTGGTGAAGAAGAAGCAGAAGAGAAATTCAGCTTCTTGTTAAATGCGTTGAAATTCGGTGCGCCTCCTCACGGTGGTTTGGCATTCGGTCTTGATCGTCTGGTAATGTTGATGACAGGTGCATCTTCAATCCGTGACGTAATTGCTTTCCCGAAAACCAAAACTGCTGAATGTCCATTGACTCAAGCTCCAGCGCCAGTTGAATCAACTCAATTGCGTGACCTTGGTATTCGTTTACGCGAAAAACCAAAAGCTGAAGAAGCAAAATAA
- a CDS encoding DUF4184 family protein, with protein MPFTLSHAVLAPPISRLSGNRLPIAAMAIGCMVPDLHRLFTSSNSNITHLWSSLIHPDLWIGLAFCSIWYLVYRPVIYRFIGIQHDLKIHNILSVIRFILAMCLALIIGTATHLIWDGLTHVDFRTFAFHEILAQQFQLFGQSYPLHRILQIGTSVIVLPFMLWMSVHYYKKHRQYLAVSLKIKSFAGGLFFFSILTALFSVWDYARYIPTDVWQSDLYYFTGRSINEFSQGFLITFSLGCLLFLFLDRGRRMG; from the coding sequence ATGCCCTTTACCTTATCGCATGCTGTGCTTGCTCCACCTATTTCACGTTTAAGCGGTAATCGGCTACCGATTGCTGCGATGGCGATTGGCTGTATGGTGCCCGATTTACATCGACTCTTTACTTCGAGCAATTCAAATATCACGCATTTATGGTCTTCGCTGATTCATCCAGACCTCTGGATTGGGCTGGCTTTCTGTAGCATCTGGTATCTGGTTTACCGGCCAGTAATTTACCGTTTCATCGGCATTCAGCATGATTTAAAGATTCACAATATACTTTCAGTTATAAGATTTATCTTGGCGATGTGTCTGGCACTGATCATCGGCACAGCCACTCATTTAATCTGGGATGGTCTGACCCACGTCGATTTTCGGACTTTTGCCTTCCATGAAATCTTAGCGCAACAGTTTCAGTTATTTGGACAAAGTTATCCGCTGCACCGGATTTTACAGATCGGTACGTCCGTGATTGTTTTGCCGTTTATGCTGTGGATGAGTGTGCACTACTATAAAAAGCATCGCCAATATCTCGCAGTCAGTCTGAAAATCAAATCATTTGCCGGAGGCTTATTTTTCTTTTCTATATTAACCGCTCTGTTTTCAGTCTGGGATTATGCACGCTATATTCCTACAGACGTCTGGCAATCAGATCTCTACTATTTTACTGGACGATCTATTAATGAATTTAGTCAGGGCTTCCTAATCACATTCAGCCTAGGCTGTTTACTGTTTTTATTTTTAGACAGAGGTCGCAGGATGGGTTAG
- the znuD gene encoding zinc piracy TonB-dependent receptor ZnuD: MSFHKNLITLSIFAVITPSAFAQQEEATVAVQTLETIQVQAHPLIQTAADFAVADQVVNQKALSERATTIGDALADELGVYSNQFGTGASRPVIRGQDGPRVKVLQHASETADVSTLSPDHAVTVDPILAKQVEVIRGPSTLLYGAGTVGGLVNVTDQKIPTQMPADGLEGTVGLRYNSGSDEKLASAGVTAGIGENFALRVEGSKRKANNYIAHAGYFTEHSHHEEDENGNEIEEIHREKARRVDNTFAEGQTVNIGGSWIHDRGFVGLSYSNRQDQYGLPGHSHEYHDCHPHGNELHCGGHGPAPQPDPNAVEEEHAHGGPWVDLESHRYDMRTELNNPFAGFDKLRAHASFTDYEHDELEENEVISNFKSKGYDARLELVHKPVAGWEGVIGTQYSQQKINLAGGTEEHEGHSHSSVLMADTKTEKYSLFGLEHKQIGDVHVELGARVEHQKIDVDSTQKNYSDTGVSGSAAANWEFAPNYKLSVVGSHQQRLPLAQELYADGVHFATNTYERGNQDLDVEKSNNLELGLHYEGDKLDYHVHVYHNWFDNYIYGSTTDSEGDFRLVDYTQDKARFYGTEAQAGYQINDMYKLSVFGDYVRGKIEGENAPRVPAGRLGTKVEADFADGWSGLAEYYHVFNQDKIASYEDETQGYNMVNLGLSYANTIADKNAYRVYFKANNLLDDQVYSHTSFLSNIPQVGRNFTVGVQYDF; the protein is encoded by the coding sequence ATGTCTTTTCATAAGAATTTAATAACACTCTCTATTTTTGCGGTTATTACGCCATCAGCATTCGCACAACAAGAAGAAGCGACAGTAGCTGTACAAACGCTGGAAACCATCCAGGTTCAGGCCCATCCATTGATACAAACCGCAGCAGATTTTGCGGTTGCAGATCAGGTCGTGAATCAGAAAGCGTTGTCTGAACGTGCTACCACCATTGGTGATGCCTTGGCAGATGAATTGGGTGTCTATTCAAATCAGTTTGGTACAGGTGCAAGTCGTCCGGTCATTCGAGGTCAGGATGGCCCACGTGTGAAAGTGTTGCAGCATGCTTCAGAAACTGCTGATGTTTCGACCTTGTCTCCGGATCATGCTGTCACCGTTGATCCGATTCTGGCGAAACAGGTAGAAGTGATTCGCGGTCCATCTACATTACTTTACGGTGCCGGTACAGTCGGTGGGTTGGTGAATGTCACCGATCAAAAAATTCCGACCCAAATGCCGGCAGATGGTCTGGAAGGTACAGTCGGCCTGCGTTATAACTCAGGTAGTGACGAAAAACTGGCAAGTGCTGGTGTGACAGCGGGTATTGGTGAAAACTTTGCTCTACGTGTAGAAGGTTCAAAACGTAAAGCTAATAACTATATTGCTCATGCAGGTTATTTCACAGAACATTCTCATCATGAAGAAGATGAAAATGGAAATGAAATTGAAGAAATTCATCGTGAAAAAGCCCGCCGTGTAGATAATACCTTTGCAGAAGGACAAACAGTCAATATTGGTGGATCATGGATTCATGATCGTGGTTTTGTTGGTCTATCTTATAGCAACCGTCAAGACCAATATGGTTTGCCAGGGCATAGTCATGAATATCATGACTGTCATCCACATGGTAATGAATTGCACTGTGGCGGACATGGCCCAGCACCGCAACCAGATCCAAATGCAGTTGAAGAAGAACACGCACATGGTGGTCCATGGGTTGATCTGGAATCACATCGTTATGATATGCGCACTGAGTTAAATAACCCATTTGCCGGTTTTGACAAGTTGCGTGCCCATGCCAGCTTTACTGACTATGAGCACGATGAACTGGAAGAAAATGAAGTCATTAGTAACTTTAAAAGTAAAGGTTATGATGCTCGTTTAGAACTTGTGCATAAACCAGTCGCTGGTTGGGAAGGGGTCATTGGTACTCAATATAGCCAGCAAAAAATTAATCTTGCCGGTGGTACAGAGGAACATGAGGGCCATTCCCATAGTAGTGTTCTGATGGCAGATACCAAAACTGAAAAATATAGTTTATTTGGTCTTGAGCACAAACAGATCGGGGATGTGCATGTTGAACTCGGTGCACGAGTAGAACATCAAAAAATTGATGTGGATTCAACTCAAAAAAATTACTCAGATACCGGTGTTTCAGGTTCAGCAGCAGCCAATTGGGAATTTGCGCCAAACTATAAGCTTTCTGTGGTTGGCTCGCATCAGCAACGTTTGCCTTTGGCGCAAGAACTTTATGCAGATGGGGTTCACTTTGCCACCAATACTTATGAGCGTGGGAATCAGGATTTAGATGTTGAGAAATCAAATAATCTTGAATTAGGTCTGCATTATGAAGGCGATAAGCTAGACTATCATGTGCATGTCTATCACAACTGGTTTGATAACTACATTTATGGTTCAACGACTGATAGTGAAGGTGACTTCCGCTTGGTCGACTATACACAAGACAAAGCTCGATTCTATGGTACGGAAGCACAAGCTGGTTATCAGATCAATGACATGTATAAGCTCAGTGTCTTTGGTGACTATGTGCGCGGTAAAATCGAAGGCGAGAATGCCCCACGTGTACCGGCAGGTCGCTTAGGCACCAAAGTCGAAGCAGACTTTGCCGATGGCTGGTCAGGTCTGGCTGAGTATTATCATGTCTTTAATCAGGACAAGATCGCCAGTTATGAAGATGAAACCCAAGGCTACAATATGGTTAATCTTGGCCTAAGCTATGCCAATACGATTGCCGATAAAAATGCTTATCGGGTGTATTTCAAAGCCAATAACTTGCTGGATGATCAGGTCTATTCTCATACCTCTTTCCTGTCAAATATTCCGCAGGTCGGGCGTAACTTTACTGTTGGCGTACAGTATGATTTCTAA
- a CDS encoding phospholipase D family protein — MRIFQRIHNKLNWSNRRYAALIISMLAVGYLASAIYHTYKPLPEGLNYTGKLRHAEVKFLADQTYLDAQGKQQLDHRIFNEMLKMIEEAKSLIVLDMFLFNQQTGASTQEHQALSQQLTDALISKRLLQPEVEIKFITDPINSVYGGIVPEHYRQLRQHGIDVIETDLTPLRASNPMWSGFWYLCCQGIGNNPEKGWLPNPFGDEKITLRSYFNLLNFKANHRKTLVVDTDEGWKGLVTSMNPHDGSSRHSNIALIVKGKTALDILQTEQSVGMMSGANMPTVIAGEFEAAKTEPQVQVLTEKAIYDATLKLIQTAKANEQIDLAMFYLSERKIIKSLIAAYERGVKVRILLDPNKDAFGREKNGIPNRQVASELHKAGIEVRWCHTQGEQCHSKILIKRNAQQAEMILGSANSTARNLKNYNLETNMRVVGQPQAEVFKDAQQYFEGAWSNLNGRSMSVDYTQYAENSLFKYWLYRFMEWSGWSTF, encoded by the coding sequence ATGCGTATCTTTCAACGAATTCACAATAAATTGAACTGGTCGAATCGCCGTTATGCGGCTTTGATCATTAGTATGCTGGCCGTGGGTTATCTGGCTTCAGCGATCTACCACACGTATAAGCCTTTGCCGGAAGGTCTGAATTATACGGGCAAGCTGCGTCATGCCGAAGTCAAGTTTCTGGCTGATCAGACTTATCTGGATGCACAAGGCAAGCAGCAGCTAGATCATCGCATTTTTAATGAAATGCTGAAAATGATTGAAGAAGCCAAATCGCTGATCGTGCTTGATATGTTTTTATTTAATCAGCAAACAGGGGCATCTACGCAGGAACATCAGGCATTAAGTCAACAACTCACGGATGCTTTAATCAGTAAACGTCTGTTGCAACCTGAAGTCGAAATCAAGTTTATTACTGATCCGATTAATTCCGTCTATGGGGGCATTGTGCCTGAACATTACCGGCAATTGCGCCAGCATGGTATCGATGTGATTGAAACTGATCTAACACCGTTACGCGCCTCCAATCCAATGTGGTCTGGGTTCTGGTACCTGTGCTGTCAGGGGATTGGCAATAATCCGGAAAAAGGCTGGCTACCCAATCCATTTGGCGATGAAAAAATTACCCTGCGCAGCTATTTTAACCTGCTGAACTTTAAGGCCAATCACCGCAAAACTTTAGTAGTCGATACTGATGAAGGCTGGAAAGGTCTGGTCACTTCCATGAACCCTCATGATGGCAGTTCCCGTCATTCCAATATCGCCCTGATTGTTAAAGGCAAAACGGCGCTGGATATCCTGCAGACCGAACAGAGTGTGGGGATGATGTCGGGTGCCAATATGCCGACAGTCATTGCCGGTGAGTTTGAGGCCGCGAAAACTGAACCACAGGTGCAGGTGCTGACTGAAAAAGCTATTTATGATGCGACTCTAAAGCTGATTCAGACAGCCAAAGCCAATGAGCAGATTGATCTGGCGATGTTTTATTTGTCCGAGCGCAAAATTATCAAGAGTCTGATTGCAGCATATGAACGCGGTGTTAAAGTTCGGATTCTACTTGACCCCAATAAAGATGCCTTTGGCCGTGAGAAGAATGGGATTCCAAATCGGCAAGTGGCTTCAGAATTGCATAAGGCAGGTATCGAGGTACGTTGGTGTCATACTCAGGGTGAACAATGCCATAGTAAAATACTGATCAAGCGCAATGCTCAGCAAGCTGAAATGATTTTAGGCTCGGCCAATTCCACCGCACGGAATCTGAAAAACTATAATCTGGAAACCAATATGCGCGTAGTGGGGCAGCCTCAGGCCGAAGTGTTCAAGGATGCTCAGCAATATTTTGAGGGTGCATGGTCAAATCTGAATGGTCGTTCCATGAGTGTGGACTATACACAATATGCAGAAAACTCGCTCTTTAAATATTGGCTGTATCGTTTTATGGAATGGAGTGGCTGGTCGACGTTCTAA